TACCAGAACATAAGGCTCCGGGCTCAGATAAGAGTACAGGTTATGGATTTCTTCCAGGGAACCGCCGTAATTATTCCGGATATCAATGATCAGGTATTTAGATTTTGCCTTTTTAATCTTGCTGAACGTTTCATTGTAAAATTTCACGGAATACGCTCTTGAAAAGCTTTTTACTTTGATATAGGCAATAGCACTGTCTGCATCCAGGAACTTGAAAGAACGGTTATAAGAATCACTGAAGGCTACATAATCGTTGATTTTTTTCTCCGGAGTCCGTTTTTGCTGAGCTTTGTCTTTTTCAAGATCTGCCGCATTTTTTGTTTCCCTTGTCAGGAAGTAGGTTTTTTTTACTCCGTTGTAAAGGGTTTCCAGTTTTGCCCCGTTTTCATATCCGTTCTCCGCTACATAAAAATAAAACAGCCAGTCTTTTAAGAAATAAGGCTGAAAAGTGGTATTAAAGCCGTCGCTGTTGATGAGCTGACCATACTTTTTGACATAAACGGAAGCCGGAACAGAATTGATGGACAGGATTTCCGTTCCCGGCTTAATCCTCTGAATCGAATCTTTGTTTTCTGTGATATAAAGATGTTCGCCCTGAACATAATACCCGAAACGGCTGAACATGGCTTTCTTGTTTTCCAGTGTTTTGGTTTCCTTTCGTGAAAGCTTTTTCATCGGTATTCTCAGCGAGAGATGTGCTTCACGGATATCTGAGATCACCGGCTGTAATTTAAAATAAAACTGCAACGGCGTCAGCGGTTCATGGATTGTTTTTTTGATACTGTCAAATTTGTAGTCCAGGTTTTCTTTTGAAATATACCAATAGAGCTGGGGATGCAGTTCTTTCAGCCGGTTGTAGGCAAAATCTACATCCGCTCTCAGTTTTTCCGGAGGGAGGCAGGATGATCTCTGCTCATTGTGCCTTCTGGTTGATGCGCAGGAAGTTACTAGAATGAGTAAGAAGATGAGGAAACAGTTCTTCTGCAATTTTTATTGTATTGGATTTCAAAAATAAAAAAGTTTACTCATTATTCTGAAAATAAATTGATAATTATTTAAACTAATTTAAAGGTTTACGGTTTATGGACCGTCATATGCTGTAACATCATACATTTGATATCCTATAATAATGATATATACCCTAATTGCCATAGCCGTTTTGATTATTTTGCTTTATTTTGTGATTACCGCCAGAGAGGTCTTTGGTGCGGAAGCAAAAGGGAAAAGGCTGGAAAGGATGCAGCAGTCAAAACATTACAAAGACCGTCAGTTTCAGAATCTCAGTGTTACGCCCTCGCTTGCCGAAGGATATTACATGCCGAAAGTAATGCTCGATTTCTTTTTTAAAAAGAAAAATCCGCTTTTAAAACCTTTAAAAGATATTCCGGCGGTGCATACTGATCTCAGGAGCCTGCCTGAAGACCGCGATATTTTTATATGGCTGGGGCATTCATCCTATTACATGCAGCTGGACGGCATTTCTTTTCTGGTGGATCCTGTGCTGAGTTCCTATGGTTCCCCGTTCCGGTTTTTTAACAAAGCCTTTGCCGGAGCTGACGTGTTCATACCCGAAGATATTCCTCATATTGATTATCTGATTATTACCCACGACCATTATGATCATCTGGATTATCCTACGGTAAAGGCGATCAGGAGCAGGGTAGGGAAGGCAATCCTGCCTTTGGGAGTGGGTGCCCATCTGGAAAGATGGGGATATGAGCCCGGACAGCTGATTGAAGAAGATTGGGAAACTGAAGTCGGTTTAAAAAACAATATTAAAATCACCTTTACGCCGGCAAGGCATTTTTCCGGCCGGAAAATGAAAAGAAATGGTACTTTATGGACTTCCTATGTTCTTGAAACCCCGTCCCAGAAGCTCTTTTTGGGAGGCGACAGCGGTTATGACACACATTTTAAGATGATCGGCGAAAAATACGGGCCTTTTGATTATGCCATTATTGAAAACGGACAGTATAACGAAGCCTGGAAGTACATTCATGCGCTGCCTGAAGATGTTATCCAGGCAAGTATAGACGTGAATGCCAAAAATATTATTCCGGTACATTCATCAAAATTTGCGCTGGCCCTGCACGCCTGGAATGAGCCTCTGGAACAGGTAACCCGTCTTGCAAAAGACAGGAACTTAAATGTACTGACTCCGATGATCGGCGAACCGGTTGACTTGAATGAGCCCCGCCATCAGTTTAACAGGTGGTGGAATGATTAATTTAAGCGTGCCAGATCTCTTTATATCTTTCCGGATGGTTTTCAAACTGCTGCCTTACAAATTCGCATTCCGGATCAATCAGTAAATCATTCTCTTCAGCGTATCTTACCAATTCGTCCAAAAGCGTTTTTGCATAACCTTTACCTTCATATGCTTGATCGATCTTGGTGTAATACACAATCAAAACCCTGCCGTCAATCTTTACCGACATATATCCCGGTTTTTTTTCATCAATCAATAGTTGAAGTTCATCCTGATGGGGGGAGACTTGAAATCTTATATTTTCCATAATACTGATATCTATAGGTTGATATGCTCAATAAATCACAGTATTAAAATTAGGGATTTAAAATGAAAATAAATGCAATTAAATGGACTTAATATATATTCAATCGGATTACGAATTAAAATTTATAAATATTTAACAAACCTTATGGATTTAAAAAACCGATCTGGCATTTTATTTGAAAATCATATCGTATTCAATTAAAAAGTGGAAAATGAAAAAGTTATTATTAACCGCTGTGTTTATGGGCACATTCGGATTAAATTATGCACAGTCAGATAATTACAATGATTACAGAAGAAGTGTTACGGATGTCAACTGGCAAAGTGTGATTTCTGATCTTGTATTATCAACTACCCAGGCAGACCAGGTCTATGCTTTAAATGACCGTTACCGGGATTATGATTCCTGGAACAGGGTATATGTCAATAATCCTGACCGGTGGAGAAATGACCGATATGTAGAACTTGAAAGGATTATGGGAAAGGATAAATATGCAAAGTTTAAAAACAAATACTATAAAGGCCAGAATCCTGTAGCCGTTTACAACAGGAATAAAAATAACGATAAACGGTATAAGCACATGAATAAAAAAGCAAAGGCCCATCAGCCTAAGCACCATGGAAAGAAGAACCATTAAAAGCGTTGATTAAATATATTTAATACTGGATCAATTGGCTGTTCTCCGGAGCAGTCAATTTTTTTTGATAATTAACGAGGTGGGATTGTTTGATTTTTATAATTTTGAATCATGGAATCCAGAGAAACGATAAAGGGCTTTTATGAACGTAATGCAGACCAGTTCGGTTGCGTAAAAACTCCCGGGATAGGGCATTTCAATGTATTTTCCCGCGATCACTGTTCATTCATTACCCCTTACAGCAGAAGAGATTAC
The sequence above is a segment of the Chryseobacterium sp. JJR-5R genome. Coding sequences within it:
- a CDS encoding S41 family peptidase, with the translated sequence MQKNCFLIFLLILVTSCASTRRHNEQRSSCLPPEKLRADVDFAYNRLKELHPQLYWYISKENLDYKFDSIKKTIHEPLTPLQFYFKLQPVISDIREAHLSLRIPMKKLSRKETKTLENKKAMFSRFGYYVQGEHLYITENKDSIQRIKPGTEILSINSVPASVYVKKYGQLINSDGFNTTFQPYFLKDWLFYFYVAENGYENGAKLETLYNGVKKTYFLTRETKNAADLEKDKAQQKRTPEKKINDYVAFSDSYNRSFKFLDADSAIAYIKVKSFSRAYSVKFYNETFSKIKKAKSKYLIIDIRNNYGGSLEEIHNLYSYLSPEPYVLVKPSLVTSKTAPLKTNYFRKSSLLDYVIKGITYPVFFFAQAFGTYEKNGKFYYRMKADKEAKPDKNVFTGKIFVLMNGGSFSASSIFTAKLKNDKRAVLVGEETGGANDGTVAGFYSYQQLPNSKIDLPIGLLLVQPDITFTHTQKGVLPDVAVKETLNDIISKKDPQLDWVMHEIQREKTADTK
- a CDS encoding GNAT family N-acetyltransferase, coding for MENIRFQVSPHQDELQLLIDEKKPGYMSVKIDGRVLIVYYTKIDQAYEGKGYAKTLLDELVRYAEENDLLIDPECEFVRQQFENHPERYKEIWHA
- a CDS encoding MBL fold metallo-hydrolase is translated as MIYTLIAIAVLIILLYFVITAREVFGAEAKGKRLERMQQSKHYKDRQFQNLSVTPSLAEGYYMPKVMLDFFFKKKNPLLKPLKDIPAVHTDLRSLPEDRDIFIWLGHSSYYMQLDGISFLVDPVLSSYGSPFRFFNKAFAGADVFIPEDIPHIDYLIITHDHYDHLDYPTVKAIRSRVGKAILPLGVGAHLERWGYEPGQLIEEDWETEVGLKNNIKITFTPARHFSGRKMKRNGTLWTSYVLETPSQKLFLGGDSGYDTHFKMIGEKYGPFDYAIIENGQYNEAWKYIHALPEDVIQASIDVNAKNIIPVHSSKFALALHAWNEPLEQVTRLAKDRNLNVLTPMIGEPVDLNEPRHQFNRWWND